A single genomic interval of Cupriavidus necator harbors:
- a CDS encoding LysR family transcriptional regulator, with protein MHPDLNDLYYFAQVVDHQGFAPAGRVLGIPKSKLSRRVAMLEERLGVRLIQRSTRRFSVTELGQTYYAHCKAMLVEAEAAESAIEQTRAEPSGLVRMSCPVALLHARVGDMIADFMAANPKVIVHLEATNRRVDVVAEGIDLAIRVRVPPLEDSDLVMRVLAERAWCFVASPALLAGHGPLLAPADLNVLPTLDLGPPRPSHTWSLYGPDGASAELHHKPRLVTDDMIMLRTAAVAGAGIVQLPVMMMTDQLRDGRLVKVLPDWSVRGGVIHAVFPSRRGLLPSVRELIDFLSQRFAQISEL; from the coding sequence TTGCATCCCGACCTGAATGACCTGTATTACTTCGCGCAGGTAGTCGATCACCAGGGCTTTGCGCCCGCCGGGCGCGTGCTCGGCATACCCAAGTCCAAGCTGAGCCGGCGCGTGGCGATGCTGGAAGAACGCCTGGGCGTGCGCCTGATCCAGCGCTCGACGCGGCGCTTCTCCGTGACAGAACTGGGGCAGACGTACTACGCCCATTGCAAGGCCATGCTGGTGGAGGCCGAAGCGGCCGAGAGCGCGATCGAGCAAACCCGCGCCGAACCCAGCGGCCTGGTGCGCATGAGCTGCCCGGTGGCGCTGCTGCACGCACGGGTGGGCGACATGATTGCGGATTTCATGGCGGCCAACCCCAAGGTCATCGTGCACCTGGAAGCCACCAACCGGCGCGTGGACGTGGTGGCGGAGGGGATCGACCTGGCCATCCGCGTGCGCGTGCCGCCACTCGAAGACAGCGACCTGGTGATGCGCGTGCTGGCCGAGCGCGCCTGGTGCTTCGTGGCCAGCCCGGCGCTGCTGGCCGGCCATGGGCCGCTGCTGGCACCCGCGGACCTCAACGTGCTGCCAACGCTGGACCTGGGGCCGCCGCGCCCCTCGCACACCTGGTCGCTATACGGCCCCGATGGCGCCAGCGCCGAGCTGCACCACAAGCCCCGCCTGGTCACCGACGACATGATCATGCTGCGCACCGCGGCCGTGGCCGGTGCCGGCATCGTGCAGCTGCCGGTCATGATGATGACCGACCAGCTGCGCGATGGCCGGCTGGTAAAAGTCCTGCCGGACTGGTCGGTCAGGGGCGGCGTGATCCACGCCGTGTTCCCGTCACGGCGCGGGCTGCTGCCTTCGGTGCGTGAACTGATCGACTTCCTGTCGCAGCGCTTCGCGCAGATCAGCGAACTCTAG
- the infA gene encoding translation initiation factor IF-1 — translation MAKEELVEFGGKVSEVLPDNRFRVILENGFEVWAYSSGRLKKNRIRVLAGDRVTLEMSPYDLTKGRINYRHKS, via the coding sequence TTGGCAAAAGAAGAACTGGTCGAATTCGGCGGCAAGGTGTCGGAAGTCCTGCCCGACAACCGTTTCCGCGTGATCCTGGAAAACGGCTTCGAAGTCTGGGCGTATTCGTCCGGGCGGCTGAAGAAGAACCGCATCCGCGTGCTGGCGGGCGACCGCGTCACGCTGGAGATGTCGCCCTATGACCTCACCAAGGGGCGCATCAACTACCGGCACAAGTCGTAG